TTGAATATATAACTCAGAGAACCTGAGAACACTCCGCGTATTTTATTGATTTTATCGCCCGAATGGTGCAGCTGACTAATTGTATCTACTAAAGGTAATCCCGCTCCAACATTTGTTTCGTAAAGATACTTTTTTCTGTTTCGTTTAAGCTCTCCTCTTAGTTCTGTATAAAAATCATAACTCAAAGTATTTGCAATCTTATTTGCTGATACCAGGTCAAAACCATACGATACTAAACTCAGGTAGTTATTTACAAAATCTTTCGAAGCTGTTGCATCAACACAAACCAAATTCTCAAGATTGTTCTCCTCTGCATATTTCACAATACTTTCAACGGAATAACCTTCTTCCTGATTTTGTAAATCATCCCTCCAGTCTTCTTTAATTCCTTCGGCATTTAATAAAACTCTTTTTGAATCGGCAACAGCAAAAACATTGATTTTTGTATTACGTTTTTCGCAAAGTATTTTTCTCGAATTATTAATCTGATTTATCAATGTTCCTCCTACCGTTCCTTTACCAAATACAGCAATATTCAACGTTCTTTCCGCTCCAAAAATATGAGAATGAATTACGTTAACTGCTTTCAGGGTTTGTGAATCGGAAATTACAATCGATATATTGTTCCCATTGATAGAGTTGTTAAACAAAATTGGATCCAAACGGTTACGTTTCAATGCATGGAAGACTTTATCGAAATAATCGAGATAATCTCCAATTACCGAAACTACCGAAACATCTTTTTTCGCAAAAATCTGATTAATATCTTTAGAGAAAATCTCTTTTTGGAATTCTTCACGAAGTAATTCAACAGCCTTATCAGCATCTTCTATGTCAACAATAAATCCAACTCCACGTTCTGATGAAGCCTGAGAAATATTTCTGATCGAAATTTTATGCTGCATCAACACACCAAAAATCCTACCATCAATACCTACTGTACCCAACAAACCACGACCTGTTAAACTTATTAAAGCTACATCGTCCAGAATTGTTACAGATTTCACTCCCTGTCCGTTACCTTCTTTAGTAATTAGAGTCCCTTTGTTTTCAGGATCTAATGTATTCAGTATTCGAAGAGGAATATTCTTTTCAATTAGAGGTATTATAGTTTTGGCATGAAGAATTGTAGTCCCGAAGTTAGCCAACTCATTTGCCTCATTATACGAAAGCAATTCAATTTGTTTTGCATAAGGAACCAATGACGGATTGGCTGTGAAAATACCATCGACATGAGTCCAGTTTTGCATTTCTTCGGCATTTAGGAAGTTAGCCAGGAGTGATGCAGTATAATTACTACCATTTCTACCCAAAGTTGTTATTTGCCCTTCGAGGTTAGATGCTATAAATCCTGAAACTATTTCTACCTGAACATCTTCACGCTGTAAATTCTCCTTCTTAAATAAGTCTTCCGAAACCGATTTTAACACCTGCGCATTACCAAAAGCATCATCTGTTTTTAGCCAGTTTCGCACATCGTGGATCGCAACTGTCAATCCGCGTTTTTCTAACAGCTCCTTTGCTGTAATTGCCGAAATCAACTCACCAAATGCCATAAAACGATCTTTTAGAGATGCGGAATAATCACCAATGAGTTTTACCCCATCGAGTATTCGTTTTATCTCTTCGAAATATGGATTCAATGAAGTCTTATCTGTAAGAATTTTTGACTGTTCCTGTTTGAATGCCTCAAACTCGACCGTACAGTCAATTTGTTTTCTTGCAGCTTCTAAAAGACTTTCCAACTCATCGGTTGCCGAAGCTCTTGCCGAAAGAACAGTGTAAACTTTTTTCTTGCCGGCTTCTTTTTCTATTATATCAAGAACATTATCAATACTATTATCGGCCAAAGATCGTCCTCCGAATTTCAAAACTTTTGACCTGACCTCCTTTTTAGGAACCTTCTTATTATCTCTGAAAGCCTGTTCCAGTATTTTTTCCAATTGATTGTTTTCGATCAGGAATGCATCATGCCCGTGAATAGATTCTATTTCGTGATAATATACATTCTTTCCTGCATCTTTCAATTTATCGAACGCTTCTTTCGATTCTTTTGCCGTAAACAGCAAGTCGGTACTTACTCCTACAATATGCACCTCTGATTCAATTCCGGAAACTACCTCATCCAAAGATTCCATATAAGCTACATCGATTGTAGACATTATATAGTTCATTGCCTTATATGCCTCAAGTGCAAAGCGGTCATTAAGTTTCTCTCCCTGATAATCGAGGTAAGAATCCACATTGTAAGCTCCACCCTTTTCTACACGGGTTCTTTCAAACTTACTTTGATAAGATTCAGGAGTACGGTAAAACAACATTGCCATTTTTCGGGCTGTTTGTACCGGGTCTTTTTCAATTTTTAACAACTCCCGTTGAATTTTAGACATACCTATTACCCAGTCACTTGCCTGGTAATGCGTAGCAAAAGGAATTACTTTTTTAAACAAGCCCGGATATTGGGTTGCCATGTGCCAGGTAATACCACCTCCAAGCGATCCGCCAATAACTGCGAAAAGATTCTCAACCTCCAGCTGTTTTAATGAAGCTGCAAATAAATCGGCTATATCACCGGCATTAAATTTGTCGAAAGCATCCAAAAGAACACCATCGAAACCATTACCAGGAACATTAAAAGCAATAACAGGATGCTTTAATGTATTTATCGGTTTTCCTTTACCTACTACGTCATTCCACCAACCATTCTCTCCTCCTACATGCGAATTTCCTGTTAAGGCATGTACAATCAAAATTCCATTTTGATTTAACGCACTCTCATCTCCGAAAACTTCATAACTCAAAGTTATCTCAGGCACGTGTGCCCCCGACTTTGTTGTTATGTTTTCCAGTGTTATATATTTTAACATCTTTGTAATGTTTGGAGTTTGATGTTTGAAGTTTAATGTTTATAGTTTAAAATGACAAAACCACAAAGCTCAAACTACAAACCTCAAACAAAATTATCCAATAGCTTGCTCTATATCAGCAATTATATCATCTGCATCTTCGATACCTACCGAAAATCTTAATAAACCTTTTGTTACTCCGCCCTTCAACTGTTCCTCATCAGTCAGTTGTTGATGGGTGGTAGAAGCCGGATGAATTATCAGACTTTTAGTATCTCCAATATTCGCCAACAGCGAAATTATTTTAACATTATCAACCAAATTCCTGGCTGCTTCAAAACCATCCTTAAGCTCAAAACTCACTAATCCGCTTTGTCCTTTTGGTAAATATTTTTGAGCATTTTTATAGCTCGGGTGCGATTCCAGTCCCGGATAATTTACAGAAGCTACAGCTTCGTGTTGTTCAAGCCATTTGGCCACCTTAAGTGCATTTTGAGAATGCTTTTCTATACGTAACGAAAGGGTTTCAAGGCCCTGAATAATCTCGAAAGAATTAAACGGACTCAATGCTCCCCCAAGATCTCTTAATCCTTCCAGTCGCAACTTTGCTATAAAAGCCGCTTCTCCCATTGCTTCGTGATAAATCAGTCCGTGATATCCCGGAGAAGGTTCGGTAAACTCAGGGAATTTACCATTAGCCCAGTTGAATTTACCTGAATCAACTACGGCACCTGCAATACTGGTTCCGTGTCCTCCTATATATTTAGTCAGAGAATAAATAATCAAATCGGCGCCATGTTCTATTGGTTTGAACAATAAAGGAGTTGCTACCGTATTATCTACCAATAAGGGAATATTATTTTTGTGAGCTATGTCAGAAATTGTTTTAAAATCCGCAACATCAAGTCCCGGATTCCCGATTGTTTCCAAATAAACGGCTCTCGTATTTTCTTTTATTGCTGCTTCAACTTCAGAAGGATTCAAAGCATCGACAAAAGTTGTTGTAATTCCAAAACGCGGCAACAGAACATTCATCATAGTAACCGTACCTCCATAAAGCGCCGAAGAAGCTACAATGTGATCTCCGGATTTCAACAAAGTCAACAAAGTTGTAGAAATAGCCGATGTCCCCGAAGCAAATACTGCAGCTCCTACACCTCCGTCCAAATCAGCAAGTCTTCGTTCCAGAATATCGTTAGTAGGGTTATTTAAGCGTGTATAAATAAACCCGGGTTCCTTCAAAGAAAATAAATTCCCCGCATGTTCTGCATTATCAAAAACATACGACGATGTCTGATAAATTGGAACTGCACGTGTCCCTGCCGTTTCCTTTACATTGTGACCGCTGTGCAATGATTTTGTTGCGTCTTTTAATCCTTCCATTTCATTAGCTTTTTAGCGCGAGTTCTCCTCTGTTTTGAAATTTAACCCGCAAATTTCATGTTTATTTTTTATAATAACTAGCTTATTTATATTTGCTTTCATAAAACTCTTAAAATCAAAAAAGCTCTTTCAATTTATATCCTGAAAGAGCTTTTTTAGAATGTTTTATAAATTCAAACAAATCACACTTTCATATATACACTTTGCATCCACATCATCATTGACAAAGACATCATCATAATTAATTGTTTCCCTTCGGTTTCGCTCATGCTAAAAACTGTGTAATTGTTTAATTGGTTGATCATTTTACTTCAAGTTTATTCTTCTGTTTGATCCATTACCTGATTATGTTATTTGTTTTTATGTAAACAGTTAACCGATTAAGCTGGTTAAACAAATAACAAAAAAAACGCCCGATGGAATCCATCAGGCGTTTTGTATTTCTTATTTAGAAGCATACAATGTCCGTTAGAATTCCCTGTG
Above is a window of Bacteroidota bacterium DNA encoding:
- a CDS encoding O-acetylhomoserine aminocarboxypropyltransferase/cysteine synthase family protein, which encodes MEGLKDATKSLHSGHNVKETAGTRAVPIYQTSSYVFDNAEHAGNLFSLKEPGFIYTRLNNPTNDILERRLADLDGGVGAAVFASGTSAISTTLLTLLKSGDHIVASSALYGGTVTMMNVLLPRFGITTTFVDALNPSEVEAAIKENTRAVYLETIGNPGLDVADFKTISDIAHKNNIPLLVDNTVATPLLFKPIEHGADLIIYSLTKYIGGHGTSIAGAVVDSGKFNWANGKFPEFTEPSPGYHGLIYHEAMGEAAFIAKLRLEGLRDLGGALSPFNSFEIIQGLETLSLRIEKHSQNALKVAKWLEQHEAVASVNYPGLESHPSYKNAQKYLPKGQSGLVSFELKDGFEAARNLVDNVKIISLLANIGDTKSLIIHPASTTHQQLTDEEQLKGGVTKGLLRFSVGIEDADDIIADIEQAIG
- a CDS encoding aspartate kinase, yielding MLKYITLENITTKSGAHVPEITLSYEVFGDESALNQNGILIVHALTGNSHVGGENGWWNDVVGKGKPINTLKHPVIAFNVPGNGFDGVLLDAFDKFNAGDIADLFAASLKQLEVENLFAVIGGSLGGGITWHMATQYPGLFKKVIPFATHYQASDWVIGMSKIQRELLKIEKDPVQTARKMAMLFYRTPESYQSKFERTRVEKGGAYNVDSYLDYQGEKLNDRFALEAYKAMNYIMSTIDVAYMESLDEVVSGIESEVHIVGVSTDLLFTAKESKEAFDKLKDAGKNVYYHEIESIHGHDAFLIENNQLEKILEQAFRDNKKVPKKEVRSKVLKFGGRSLADNSIDNVLDIIEKEAGKKKVYTVLSARASATDELESLLEAARKQIDCTVEFEAFKQEQSKILTDKTSLNPYFEEIKRILDGVKLIGDYSASLKDRFMAFGELISAITAKELLEKRGLTVAIHDVRNWLKTDDAFGNAQVLKSVSEDLFKKENLQREDVQVEIVSGFIASNLEGQITTLGRNGSNYTASLLANFLNAEEMQNWTHVDGIFTANPSLVPYAKQIELLSYNEANELANFGTTILHAKTIIPLIEKNIPLRILNTLDPENKGTLITKEGNGQGVKSVTILDDVALISLTGRGLLGTVGIDGRIFGVLMQHKISIRNISQASSERGVGFIVDIEDADKAVELLREEFQKEIFSKDINQIFAKKDVSVVSVIGDYLDYFDKVFHALKRNRLDPILFNNSINGNNISIVISDSQTLKAVNVIHSHIFGAERTLNIAVFGKGTVGGTLINQINNSRKILCEKRNTKINVFAVADSKRVLLNAEGIKEDWRDDLQNQEEGYSVESIVKYAEENNLENLVCVDATASKDFVNNYLSLVSYGFDLVSANKIANTLSYDFYTELRGELKRNRKKYLYETNVGAGLPLVDTISQLHHSGDKINKIRGVFSGSLSYIF